Proteins co-encoded in one Nicotiana sylvestris chromosome 7, ASM39365v2, whole genome shotgun sequence genomic window:
- the LOC104228964 gene encoding protein VACUOLELESS GAMETOPHYTES-like, whose protein sequence is MASLPEDMLLQHFAHPEHLLTIYNSNTEYECDGCYMPGIGKRYCCHGCNFDLHEYCGLCPPFLSSFMHSHQLKLTILEPQADSELVGFCDVCCDPVEGLFYRCNRCNFDVHPLCTQLPRTLRHALHQQHRLRLLGPYEPTGRCAICRGACNASSWRYRCAQCRFDIHLDCVLVQCETRRTQRGIQTYVPPSVFPQQQYLSGHANGFSSYRSPPNPSFPSSSNMHNNYMAQHQSHGQAQLQQGGGGRRIGKVMFKLVKTIGIGVISHMMFGVDVSPLFAA, encoded by the exons ATGGCATCTCTCCCAGAGGACATGTTGCTACAACATTTTGCACATCCTGAACATTTGTTAACAATATATAATTCCAACACTGAATATGAATGTGATGGTTGCTACATGCCTGGTATAGGGAAAAGATATTGCTGCCATGGCTGCAACTTTGACCTGCATGAATACTGTGGATTATGTCcaccttttctttcttctttcatgCATTCTCATCAACTTAAGCTCACTATCCTCGAGCCGCAAGCCGACAGCGAACTCGTCGGCTTCTGCGATGTTTGCTGCGATCCTGTTGAAGGCCTTTTCTATAGGTGTAATCGTTGCAATTTCGACGTCCACCCTCTTTGTACTCAGTTGCCTCGAACACTGCGTCATGCCCTACATCAG CAACATCGTTTAAGGCTTTTGGGCCCGTATGAACCAACTGGGAGATGTGCTATTTGCAGAGGAGCATGTAACGCTTCTTCATGGCGTTACAGGTGTGCACAATGTAGATTTGATATTCATCTTGATTGTGTGTTGGTTCAATGTGAAACGAGAAGGACGCAACGAGGAATCCAGACATATGTTCCACCGTCTGTATTCCCTCAGCAACAGTATCTTAGTGGTCATGCTAATGGATTTAGTTCATATCGGAGTCCTCCTAATCCAAGTTTTCCTAGTTCATCGAACATGCACAATAACTATATGGCACAGCATCAGAGTCATGGCCAGGCTCAGCTTCAGCAAGGGGGAGGTGGTAGACGGATTGGGAAAGTGATGTTTAAGCTGGTGAAAACAATTGGGATTGGGGTGATTTCTCACATGATGTTTGGGGTGGACGTGTCTCCATTGTTTGCTGCTTAA